The DNA segment TAGGCCCCCTAAggtgtatgttttttgttgttgttcgtttttgttttttggtttgttttttgttgtttttgctggAGCATGTGGGTGGGGGGGATTGGGAGAGGGTGTTGGTTTTTATTGTATGTTTTGCTCTGCTTTGCTTGTTTTGTGGGGggtcttgttttttgttttgattgtttttgttattgttattgtgttttgtttttgtttttttcggttgaggttttttgggggtgttgtTGTAACTTGTTGTTTGTTGTCTGTTTATTGGATGggcttctttcttcttctttttttttttttgggggggggggaattattaaaaaaatgtataaaacattttttaaagtagGTGCATAGCCTACACATTCATTGCACTATTCCTGGTAAGGCCTGCATGTCTgaaatcagggccgtagctagcaggggggcaaggggggcaattgcccccccccccccgaaaaaattcgcaaagcattatagaaacttaaagaaaaggagttttagactattaactactcagttgccccccccccccccaaataaaaaaaatcctagctacggccctggaaaTGGTACTCTTGTGCGCCATCAGTCCAGAACGTCACAGTCTAGCGTTTCTTCACTGTAACCAAACTTACCTGGACAAGTTGCCTCTACCAAAatgtatcaatgtgctctagtgatgtcgttaaacaagacaaacgtAAAATCGTAGGCTTTTTTAAAATGCCACCATACGTGCAAGAATACTACACGTACTGAGTATAAAATTCATCACGTGAAAAATCGTTTTTTTGTTACCAAGTGGTTAGCacaaatgtactaattaatgtaTGTCATTCAAACTtcagttcatatttattttaatgacgtAATAAAAGTCTTTCGAATTGGATTGGTTGCTGTCTGGTGTAAACGATGTACATGTCTacgcaggcgcgtgtgcagtggtgatggtgatgatggtggtggtggtggtggtgtgtgtgtgtgtgtgtgtgtgtgtgtgtgtgtgtcgaatgtatatattttccagTCTAACCCCTTTTCTTCACAATTTATTGCACAAGCGCCTGCTTAGCTAAAGTACTACATACAATACTTAAATTATTACACAAATAAGCCCCCTCCCCGCCCCTCCCACTGGAGCAAACACGATATTGATAGGCCTATTCGACCAAAACTatctggcctgaaacctttttaccatgtatttccatcattctacccataatattagttgtaatccatgtaaagtgattcgtttgcaacgttatttatttaatatgaataaatgttgttattcagattcgggcattttcgtttaattcggtgaaaaaaatcagtctgcctgcccccccccccgtcccccccccccgacaaaaAATGGTCCTAGCCCGTATGTTTATACTGCAGAGAGAAAGGACAggtatatatgttgtatttgtttaacgacaccctagtaCATTTTAATGAGACATttgattaaaagaaaaaaaataaaagaaaaaatttgCTGCTGTCACACAGTTCGTTTCATGCTCGCCTGAAAACCcccaacattaaaacaaaatcgcTTGACCCCTTTTTATCTATCCatcacgcacacgcacacgcacatgcataGTCTTCACACTGTGACTTGACAACTGTATGCCGTGCTTATGGCTGGTGCTACCGTCGGGGCAGGTTATGATTACTTGATaccattttcattcatttattcatttgtagtcattttcaattaatgttcaaacacgatgtcctggacacacactcAGCTATCTAGAAAgtctgttagtggttagtgagagagatgttggtggagtggccttacacatacccactgagtcgttaaacttgctctgggtggcaGACGatacataccagccttatgtccgatggcttaacgacgacaccaccgaggccggtcctggtACCATTACTGTGTGCACCGTAAGCACAATTTATAACTACACGTCATCACAACTGTTTTGAtatccaatgagctctgtcttgCGCAGGTTTAGGTTTTCTCTACTAGTCTTTGTAGTGGCAGTTCTCTTTCAGGTATAGGCTGATGCGTGTATGGAccggaaagtggcagtcctccttagACTAGCACAGTCAGAGTAGGCTATGGCTGTGGTGACATCGTTACTAGTGTTGGATTTCTCTGCAGAGTTTTACAGACTATCAAAAACATGcaagaaaaatgaatgaatgaatgaatgaatgaatgaatgaaagaatggatgaatgtttaacgacaccccagcacgaaaatgcAAGACAAATGTCCAGCCTAAAAAAataacttctcttttttttctttctttttttgtaacaCCTCCGCTTCCACTTCATCAAACATGATTAAGGTCAAAATCATTGAGATCGTGGGGTCAAGACATGGCCAGGCAAAGTAGAAAAAAAATATCCTTTTGTCTCTGTCTTGTGCAAAGATACGATATtgaaaatgtaatgttttttgttgttttttgtttttgtgttttttggtcCGTTCACATTTTCTGTTGCGGATATTCTAGTGCGGGATCTATCCCAGttggtgcttgcgtcgcaggatcgaaccacagtagtggatccattcattaATTGTTTTCCCCCGTCCAAACCAATACCACACGACTAtcacatcaaaggccatgtgttgtctgtgggaaagtgcatatacaaatcccttgcagctaatgagaaaacccggcctcggtggcgtcgtggttgggccatcggtctacaggctggtaggtaatgggttcggatcccagtcgaggcatgggatttttaatccagataccgactccaaaccctgagtgagtgctccacaaggctcaatgggtaggtgtaaaccacttgcaccgaccagtgatccataactggttcaacaaaggacatggtttgtgctatcctgcctgtgggaaacgcaaataaaagatcccttgctgctaatcggaaagagtagcccatgtagtggcgacagcgggtttcctctgaaaatctgtgtggtccttaaccatatgtctgatgccatataaccgtaacataaaatgtgttgagtgcgtcgttaaataaaacatttctttctttctttctaatgggaaaatgtagtgtgttttctCTGAGACTTCGtgtcaaaaattgcgaaatgtttgacattcagtagccaatgattaataaaataaaaaagatatgtgttctagtgttgtcattaaacaaaaccaaaacagaaCTGTTCCGGATTTATCCACATGCGAAGTCAGAGGTTATACGAGTAACAGGGTGCGTGAATCGTAACGTGTAGGTATACCTGTCTCGATCTAATTCataacagtggcggatccagaaaatccatttgggcgagggcaatgacatgaggcggaatgtcaagggaactttgggggaggtttggaggggggatcgtaaaaaaaaaaaaattaacatataatacaattataactgtCGCCTCTGCATAATACTATTTTCCACCGGGACAACAGTCTAGTGAGTGGGTGTATTGAAGCACCTGCCAAAAGATTACATATGAGATACAATAATACAGAACATGATCTGGATGTTTTTGCTGTGCcactatataaaatacattagcATCAATATTGGCGACAGTTTACGGCATCGTATGACGACACGAACTATACCGGTTTAACACGCGTGTGTTATACAAGGGCCTGAGATAACAGATTGTGTGGTTTGATGTATGTGTCTACAAGTATTTGTGGTCAATGAACaccaaacattttgttgttaaattatCACACCGCAGCGtggcctaaaaaaaaaaaaaataataataataataataataaaaaaaacagtgtgtCGTTCcgggaagaagaaagaaatgttttatttaacgacgcactcaacacattttatttacggttatatggcgtcagaaatatggtcaaggaccacacagattttgatatagagaaaacccgttgtcgccacttcatgggctactcttttcaattagcagcaagggatgttttatatgtaccatcccacagaccgaatagtacataccacgtcctttgttacaccagttgtgtagcactggctggaacgagaaatagcccaatgggtcaactgacagggatcgatcttagagcGACTgtgtatcaagcgaacgctttaccactggactacgtcccgcccctataaaAACAGTGTGTCCTTCcgggaagaagaaggaaatgttttatttaacgacgcactcaacacattttatttacggttatatggcgtcaaacatatggttacggaccacacagatatcgaaggaggaaacccgctgtcgccactccatgggttactctttccgattaacagcaagggatcttttatatgcaccatcccacagacaggatagtacatatcactgacggggatcgacccttgatcgatcgcgcatcaggcgagcactgtatcactgagatacgtcccgccctgtaTGCTTCCGGGTGCGTGTCGAAAGAAATTAGGTGGGTAGgtgtcccctcccccctccatcccgagtcaggccaccgatcttatctaatttctttttgaccaccctaTCTAActtagcgaccaaatttaatgagtagaattttctttattaattatgttaattagagatgcgcatcaaaattttaaaggcctactatttaatttttggatgtaaatttcaaaattgtccgcttaatttctttttctgtcccgggacaagcccctggctatccagagacaggccccgggacggacatgctcgaaactctagtggtatatgagcatgtaaaaattattcgcactcgcactggGTAGgtgttggtgtgtttttttaaactgcatTGTTATTCTTTTcatctatatattaataaaatataggtaaacaaaaatacatttaaaaacgtttttaggATCAGCccctttaaatataatatactgatgTACTTTTAAACGTATATAGACTTTGCTTCATTCTTCCTTTGATTAGcctattctgttctgttcctaTAGTAGATTGCAACTATAGTAATGTATTATGGACGATTTCATAATCTCATATTGTCTAGCAGAGGATCGTAGACAAATGCggttttaatattaatacagaaAAAGCGATGTACCCACGCGCTTCTTATAACTTAATGCAAGCCTTCAAACGTTCTCCTTTGtaatagtttttattaaatatttttgttttttgtttttatcattttgGACATGACAGGCCCATAAGGTAATTGCGCCAAATAGTTCTGAGTCTTAAAAACACCTCTCCTAGGTAAGCTGAAAAAAACATGGACTTAATCCTCTTATCTTAGAAGCAATAAAATGCGAATCAAGTCATCAATAGAAAATAAACTGTTGACGCGGAGTATATATAAATGCAATCAAAACAGTCGCATTAAAGGTATTCGCTCCTCTGGTAATATTGtagaatattaaataaatattaaattttgtgactaaaatgtagtttgttttaacatgtatttaatatatatatatatatatatattgtaaagaaTTACAAAAATCCAGTACCATTCAAATTCTGACGCATTCAAATGATTACTATAATACTGTCAGAGgccatataaccggaaataaaagtgttaagttcatcgttaaataaacagttattttctcttccccccaccccaactcACCCACGTAGCTATCAACAAatctgacaaatattttaaccGTCTTCATACTCTAGAAATCTTACAAAATTGATAGAAGCTTTGTCCAATTCAATTGGTTGTAAAAACTGCGTCTCTTacaaaatgattgacatccaatagccggcgtgctctattggtgtcgttaaacaaaacaaatttaaactttaattctcactctgtctctttaaaaaaaatttaataataataataacccccgtacgcctatgctgaCTTGTTTCCGTCTTAATTAATTCCTTTGTCACAACAATTTAAATCTGGCTTCACTTTTTGTAAAGCaatataatcattttaaaatgttatcatcgAAATATATGCAAGGTGAAAATTTTATCTATCCCAGTGCTGATTAGATTTAAAccaaagaaaatataaattaaagaaaaaagaaaaaaacccggagaaacattaaacaaaaacttttaattttcttcattGAAATGTTTATCAGAATGAACttttacattgttattattatgaacttttatgttcttgttgttgatattattattattttatctttaagtttgttataataacatatttatttttctgctaaattttatttttccttgcttgtttattttattattttgttgagcAGTAAATACGcttttatatctttattatattttatttacccttttatcatgtttgtttcactctgttttGACATCGCTTTCATTCATAAAAGTCAATTAATTAATAGCAATGTTTATTTCATCAATATTTCATTTAACTTGGAAGTGTTTACTCAAACACTAAATTACCAGAGCGGTGGGATTTATATTTAGCACGTAAATCAATAAACTCGtatcagtttatttttttcGCTGCTAAATTTATCTTCTGCAGTACGTGACCATTTTGTTGACAACCCTCCGCCACCGCTGTGTATGACTTCAACGGTAAATCAGCCGTAGTAGAACAGAAATCAATAACGTGTTGTTCTTTCTGGATACGCCAACTTCAATATTCTAGTAAGCCGTATTATTGAGAAACTAGGACACCGACTGCCTTATACGGATGATGAATAATTCATTACGGTGACCTACACTACCATATATGGGGTTGTCgttgaatatttataaatatttttagcatAAGAATGTACGAACCAACGACGAGATGTGACGTTTTGGATTCCGATGTCGAAAACTACCTTATAAGGGAATCGGCGAGCTTCGGGAATGTTCGGGGGTCACCTCTGTCATAATcgttcagccaatcagaaaagTAGAGCACTGATAGACATGTCACGCTTATTGTTGTGTATTTGATGAATGAACAGAGTACGGAAAACATGTTGTCAGTTGTTCCGAACACGTTGTGTAGTAAAGTTAGGGAGAAGTTTACACTGAAGATGCCTAGAGTTGTGACGGACCAGAGAGGAAAGTTTGAAAATGATGAACTATTTAGAAAACTTAGTCGAGAATGTGAGGTTAGCAGTTTTATTTCACTTGATAACACCCGGAAGTGTTTTGCGTGTTTTTACTTATTAACCACCGTGGAGTAAGAAGTTGGAGTACTATTGGAAGTAAAAGTCTTCACGTGTTTCACAGTGGATATAACTTGTTCTGAggtgtattttgtttatgttttcagGTGAGATATACTGGATTCAGGGACAGGCCCCAAGAAGAAAGGCAGCTAAGATTTCAAACGGAGTGTCGTGAGGGCCATGCCGATATAGTGAGtggatatatacacacatacgcacttAAAGCTCTTTTACCTCGATGAACGTATTTCTCGTTTAGTTCGGGCCAAACCCATTTTCCCCCGTGATTACTCATTCGAGTCCGTAGCACGCGGTGCCCTTTTCCCCGCGATAAATTACTTTAAATCTATTAGTTTTCTATCATATTTAAAGTTGTAAATGTCAAGTTTTACTAAAACTTCAAACGCGATAAGGGCAAAGTACGGATAAGATATTGTTGTTATCGCGTAACCCTGATAAGTTTTCACAAATAACCGTGTGCAGTTTCCTGGTTTAATGTAAAGTTAAAATCatgtaataaagaaaaatacgTTAAACTCTCTcgttctctgtctctgtctctctctctctctctctctctctctctctctctctctctctctctctctctctctctctctctctctctctcaccctcctTTCGTCTATCTATATATTTCtctcatgtttttttttctttgaatgtCCTTATATGAGATTTGTTATTTTGAGATTCTTTTCTATACTGTgttttctattctattctgaAACCATTAGCTACTATAATAGTATTAATTACTCTATAACGACAATTTTCAGGCATTCGTGGGGACGGGTACTAATCTACAGCTTAGTTTTGCTTCTAACGCCTGGTCAGACAAACCCGAGGATAGGGTACCGACACAGGAGTTTGTAAACTTCGACATGGACCGGGGCAAGGTAagatttcagtttcatttcttgtcattcatttataatcatattatatAATCTTACATTGTTTATgtgtggttttttaaatatattttatattgctaTTTTAGAGTGTGTATGGttgttttagaaatgtttacagcacattaaatatattttacaaaatatacataaaatacacaattttgttttttttattgctgttTAGCATGTGTGCATGGTACTGTTTAGGAAATATCAAtaatagataaaatatacaaaacatgtCCATAACACCCTTCGACAACAGTAACAGTGATATATTAAAACACGGTctttttgttggtggtggtggtgtctgTGTTAACAAAGCAATACtcatttttttgtaatttaatattttaaattgtgacGTCTCACGCACTATGTTACTGATACTGAACAGTGGGTTTATATTGTAACTTCTCAGCTAAAGATACATTTATGGCGTCATAGTATAATTCAATGTATTGCTGTTGTTTGTTAAAGTCTAAAACGTATTCcattttttactttacttttttactgtACTCTCCCGATGACATAGGATAGAATATGCCCTTGATtacttaaaaacatatttatgtgactctctctctctctttctctctctctctctctctctctctctctctctctctctctctctctctctctctgtcctttcttcatttctctctctatctctgtattTTCTTTATCACTCTgtcctttctttctctctgtcctctctctctctctctctctctctctctctctctctctctctctctctctctctctctctctctctctctctctgagacTGCGTTGACATCATCCTCTTTTGGCTGAATAATAACTCTTTTATGAGGAAATAATTGTTACCATTGTTACGTTTGCAGTTGCATTACTTCCTTGAATGTCAAAATGTAGTTCCCCTAAcgtattatatgtacatgttactgAAAACTGTAAAATCGGTAGAATGTCAAATGTTTTAAGTAGCAATATATTATCACACATAACATACACTAGATGAGCAGGAAATCAAACTAACTgatgaataaatatattgagtacatacacatatgcgtacgtacgtatgtacatacatacatacatgtatacagtgacgCTGTACGGTTATTTTGAGAaaaagtaatataaatataaataaataaataaaatatatgtgaaataaatagtaaCGCTTGGCGTGTATTAGGGCAAACACAAGCACACACGCATGATGTACGCACGCAGGTGtgtacgtacgcacgcacgcacgcacgcacacacacacacacacacacacacacacacacatacatacatatatttggaAAAGAACATACTAAGACTGTTCCtagtaaaatgtatatttttctaCCTCATACCTTTTTTAAAGTTCCTGTTTTTtgcgtttttaatttttatatacattactTAGCCATTACTTAGCCATTACTTAGCTAAACGTTACAAGAAGTTAAACGTCTAGTCTGTTTTAGTGTTTTCGTTACATAATATGATGTATGTTCGTCCGTGACATGAAAgttaaatgatatataatatcCGATGACAGACGATGGAATTATCTGAGGAAATAAGACTAAAAAGTAACCTTCTCGTGCAGAAGAATTAGTTTTCGCTtataatagatagatagataaataaataaataatatattatttagtcTTGGAATAAATGATAATGTATGatttatgtatgtttaaaaaCGTTTAATGTAACTCAATATGAAGAgatacttgtttgttttgtttaacgacaccactagagcacattgattgattaatcatcggctaatggatgttaGATATtcgataattctgacagtcttagggaaaacccgctacatttttcagcagTTGTCTTACATGCATCAAGAGAAACatgcatatataaatgtaaattagTGTTGTTTTCTTAACGTCtatctgttttaaataatacatgctACTTTCACTAATTAGCGTGTTAAAATGGTTATTTGATCGATTTTGACGgtcgatattttaaaatataatcattaACTTCAATTGGTAATGTGTTGAATACCGCACACTGTTTACACGCGGGACGTTTAGTTTAGAAATGCAAATAATATACATAAACTGAGTCGTCATATAGATTAGCTTGCGAAGTTCGTTGATGTAAAGGTTTTTCTTCATTATATATAGGAGGTTATTTTCTTCCGTCTTTGACTTTTAAACTGAAGTCgaagttaattattatttatttatttatttatttattactgtagCTTAACGGCAA comes from the Gigantopelta aegis isolate Gae_Host chromosome 14, Gae_host_genome, whole genome shotgun sequence genome and includes:
- the LOC121388882 gene encoding core-binding factor subunit beta-like isoform X1, whose amino-acid sequence is MLSVVPNTLCSKVREKFTLKMPRVVTDQRGKFENDELFRKLSRECEVRYTGFRDRPQEERQLRFQTECREGHADIAFVGTGTNLQLSFASNAWSDKPEDRVPTQEFVNFDMDRGKVNLKSQFIMNGVCVVWRGWIDLHRLDGVGSLQFDEDRAEVEDQMLREQIEQYQRRLHDFDDRQRQYQQEQRERQAESEAENRQRSTNVSPTETSESE